In Macaca fascicularis isolate 582-1 chromosome 15, T2T-MFA8v1.1, one genomic interval encodes:
- the QNG1 gene encoding queuosine 5'-phosphate N-glycosylase/hydrolase — MDGLLNPRESSKFIAENSRDVFIDSGGVRRVAELLLAKAAGPELRVEGWKALHELNPRAADEAAVNWVFVTDTLNFSFWSEQDEHKCVVRHRGRTYSGYWSLCAAVNRALDEGIPITSASYYATVTLDQVRNILRSDTEVSMPLVEERHRILNETGKILLEKFGGSFLNCVRESENSAQKLMHLVVESFPSYRDVTLFEGKRVSFYKRAQILVADTWSVLEGKGDGCFKDISSITMFADYRLPQVLAHLGALKYSDELLKKLLKGEMLSYGDRQEVEIRGCSLWCVELIRDCLLELIEQKGEKPSGEINSILLDYYLWDYARDHREDMKGIPFHRTRCIYY; from the exons ATGGACGGGCTCCTAAATCCCAGGGAATCCTCTAAATTTATCGCAGAAAACAGTCGGGATGTGTTTATTGACAGCGGAGGCGTACGGAGGGTGGCAGAGCTGCTGCTGGCCAAGGCGGCGGGGCCAGAGCTGCGCGTGGAGGGGTGGAAAGCCCTTCATGAACTGAACCCCAGGGCGGCCGACGAGGCCGCGGTCAACTGGGTGTTCGTGACAGACACACTCAACTTCTCCTTTTGGTCGGAGCAGGACGAGCACAAGTGTGTGGTGAGGCACAGAGGGAGAACGTACAGTGGGTACTGGTCCCTGTGCGCCGCCGTCAACAGAGCCCTCGACGAAG GGATACCAATAACTAGTGCCTCGTACTACGCGACAGTGACCCTGGATCAGGTTCGGAATATACTTCGTTCTGACACAGAAGTGTCCATGCCTTTAGTAGAAGAGAGGCATCGGATTCTCAATGAAACCGGGAAAATTCTGCTGGAGAAGTTTGGAGGCTCTTTTCTCAACTGCGTCCGAGAAAGTGAGAATAGTGCGCAGAAGTTAATGCACCTGGTGGTTGAAAGTTTTCCTTCCTACAGAGATGTGACTCTGTTTGAG GGGAAAAGAGTTTCTTTTTACAAACGAGCCCAAATCCTTGTAGCAGATACGTGGAGTGTATTGGAAGGAAAAGGAGATGGCTGCTTTAAGGACATCTCCAGTATCACCATGTTTGCTGATTATAGATTACCTCAGGTTCTTGCTCATCTTGGAGCCCTGAAATACTCTGATGAACTACTGAAGAAGCTTCTCAAAG GAGAAATGCTCTCATATGGAGACAGGCAAGAGGTGGAAATCAGAGGGTGCTCGCTTTGGTGTGTTGAGCTGATCCGGGATTGTCTTCTGGAGCTTATTGAACAAAAGGGTGAAAAACCTAGTGGAGAGATCAATTCCATTCTTCTGGATTATTACTTATGGGACTATGCCCGTGACCATAGGGAAGATATGAAAGGAATTCCGTTTCATCGCACACGTTGCATATATTATTGA